Below is a window of Musa acuminata AAA Group cultivar baxijiao chromosome BXJ3-11, Cavendish_Baxijiao_AAA, whole genome shotgun sequence DNA.
TGTTCTGGTTTATATACTGCAACCAATACACTTGGTCTGTGGAAAAGTATATCTCTTAGGGAATCATGTACTTTGATCAAAGGCATTTGATAGGTCTACCAACAAGAAATCTGACTAGGTGCCTGATGTGCTACTGTGTTTGTAGTCATACATGACATTATTTTCCGAGGAAACAAGAACGATCTCACACAGAAACAAGGGGCCGTCGCACATTTATGGGGCCTAAAGCCCCTTGACCCCTGCAAAGGTTCTAGAGAATGGTTCTTACGAATCTAAACCACTATTAGATTAGGTAAGGAAAAGCAGCTGCCAATTCTTAGCCACAAAAATCAAAGCTCAAGGAGCCATCACACAACCATGTACTAATCAATGCATTTAAGAAAGTTGAGAAATACTGCTAAGAGAAAAGGTAAAAAAACATGTGATAAGGCTTACCAAACCAGGAAGCCCACAAATTTGAAGCTTCTTCCTGCTTTCTCATGTCGGCCACTATTTGCTGTCACTCCTCAACACCTTGACAATCACTAGATAAGCGCAAGAAGAATAACTTAGCAATCACAAAGCATCATCTCTTATGACACTCCATCAACCACATCAAACTCAAAGAAACGTGCCACAGCAGAATAGAGTTGCTGTTCTTCGAAGGGCTTCAACACATAATCATCCATACCACACCGCAAACACTCTTCATGAGTTGCCTGAATTATGTCAGCCGTCATAGCCAGTATAGGTACATGCCAATGAGCTATATTGCCATACATCTCCAATGATGCATCTCCAGAGTTAATCAACTCTTTGGCTCTATCTTCCATGAGACGGATCTGTCTCGTGGCTTCGAAACTGCAGAAGGTTGTATAACCAGTAAGAAATATATCTAGAAACCTAAACCAAAATATATGTAACCATATTAGTCAACTCTTAAGTAAAGATTTTGGATATCCGAGCATGGAGAACCATAATGATTTCTTTATTACCACATACAACTATAAGTTTATTTCAAAATGCATATATGGTTAAGTGATTTGAAAGTAATAAGAAAAGGAGCAACAACTAGTAGTTAATTGATTGAATAGGGAAGTACCGATATACAAACTAGCAAGCAAGAAGTACTTCCATAGCAAGTAAcataaaatatagattaaaaaaaatggccgaaaggagaaaagaagaaaacatgAAATAGATAAACTACAATAATTTTTAGTTTTGGAGAAAAAAGAGATTGCAAAAGCTCTCATGACATGAATGGACATGGGTTTAGACCTCATGCAGCATAGCAAAATCAAATAACCAAACCAAAAAATATATCCATCTTTTATAACAGTTCaaacaaaaaaggagaaatacCCATCCATCTCTGGCATCTGAACATCCATAAAGCATGCATCAAAATTGTGTGGAGGCTGGAGCATTCTAATAGCCTCCTTCCCACTGTGTGCACAAGTAACTGTAGCACCAAATTTCTTTAAAGCACAAGCAGCCACTTTTCGGTTGACTGCATTGTCATCAACAACTAGGACATTTTTTCCAATAAGAAGTTTATGAAGTGCCATTGGTTGCCCTTTCAATTGCTGCCTCTTACTCCCTACACCTAGTGCTTTCCGAATACAAGCAGCAATCATACTCAGACGCAATGGTTTCAGTATGCTATCAACATATCCTGCTGACTTCAGGTCATGAACCTCGGTGGGGCTTAGGAAAGTAGCTACCAGAAACATCTTTGGTAGACTTTCTTGATGCACAACTGCACCATTTTTCCTGCGCTCTAAAAGAAGGCAAGGAAAAGAAATCCCTGAACCCCCACCCCATGCATCTTTATCAACAAGTACCATGTCCAAACGCTCTTTCCCACTGCAAAAGAAATATTACAAGCATTACCAATAATGCATAAAATTATAATTGTCACCTTATTAATCTACAAAATCTCAAGCTAAAACTGAGTTATCATCAAACTTTTACTATGTGGTCAATGGAACAAATCACATTGTGCCTTTTTTTACTTGAAAAATAAAGATAGATTCCTCTATGGTACTTAGAAACTCTGAACCCAGTAATCAAGCTCTGTTTGGAAGTTCTAAGAGACAAAATGAGATAATGCAGATAAAATTTTATCCACTGTATAAAACTTATTTGTGGCTTACTCATCAACGGAAATTAACagatgaaagatttttttttaatttatattttattgcgAGGAAAATTGTTTTTACTTTACTTTCAATAGGTATTAAACttgtatgattgaaataatattttgGGTTGATTTACTTGTTATAACAAAGCTGAATTTTGCAGCAACACAGCCTCTCAAGTTGGTTCTGAACCCACCATTAGCAATAAGAAGATCCATCAGGAAACATGCATGGAACACTGAAGAAGTATAGGAAATTTTGATGAGTTGTGACAGTATACAGCTGCTGAATACTGAATATACAGGAGGATTCaagcatttttgtgttttaaggaTTTATGGCAGTAATATTACTTTAGCTGAACTTATGGACCTTCAAGCCTAAAGGTGCTTCCTTGGTATATTTAATAGTAAAAGCAAAATACCTGTTACTGCACACATCCAATATGGTATTAATTGCAGAGTCTTGGTCAATTGCAACATGGACATGTATTCCTAATCTTTTCAAATGATACGCGGTACTTTCAGCACGTATGCTTCTCCCATCAGTAACCAGTGCTCTCATACCTTGGAAATCTGATAAAGCTGGGTCAGAATGGTGCCTCTTTATATCATCTGAACTTTTGCATCGATCCCTGAAAACAGCAGTGAAAGAAAATGTGCTGCCAATCCCAGGTTTACTAATAAAGCCTATTTCTCCCCCCATCAGTTCCACTAAGCATTTGCTAATGCTCAGTCCTAATCCAGTTCCACCGTATGTCCGCGAGGTAGAGCTGTCAGCTTGCATGAATGGTGTGAATATACGGATCTGAGCATCTTGAGGTATACCGACACCAGTGTCTTCAACAGTCACCATCAAGCTAACTGCATCATTAGCTTCGTTTGAATATTTAACCATTGAGAAATTCTCCCAGATTTTTCTTTTGTCTACTACATGAAACCCACTCAATGTTTCACACTGTCCAACTTTGACACTCTTTGCATCTTCAACTAGATGTACTGACACATATATATGCCCCTCTCTTGTGAACTGAAAAAATATGTGAAACTCAAATTAACAATGATATATGTACTTGCATGCTTTCCAGAACATGCAACTAGTAGGAGACAATTATTAAATATACTATGTGATACAGTAAATGCAATTGACAACACAAGTTTTCATATAAAAGATTGGCTTGAAATAGACTTGGAAATCTAAATGAATTGAAGCAAAATTGAGATGGCATAAATTGCCAAGAGGTTGCTTCTGGTGCCTTTTCTATTAAAATAACATATTTTATCATTTGAAAATCAGATCTGCAGGTTGTTCTGAAGATTGCTCTCTCATGGAACTATGAAACATGAGAGTTAGTGTCTCTTCAGTGTTAAAGTATAGATTAAGAAGCaactatgtcaaatatcaaatcatAGATCTCCTCTTGGTTTCCATGTCCAGTCGTGTTAGAATTCCATCTTGCTGACATAGGCATTTTACACAGTGCCTGTTATGGTATTGTCTCCATAAATGAAGAAAATGTGGAGAAGAACTTATTATTACTTACTTTAGTACAATGGAGCAATACATAGAATAACAGTTGTGGCTCATCTGTAATGGTAGTCATAGTTAAAATGAAAATAAGACTACAACTTAACCAGAACAGCTAAATGACAAGAAAATAGTGCTCATATTGCTAAGAGATGCTAATTCGCCGTATGACTACCTAAACAACAAACTCAGCATTGACCACTTGAGCTAAGTCATATGTAAACAGATATGGAAAACATTCTTTTAAGAGAATTTGAAATTGTAAAGAAGACCAACattatcatcaagatatacagtaCCAATGTAAATGTCGGTGCATGAATATTTAATGATGGTAAAACATACTCTTGAATCTTGATTATCACAAACTTTCAAGAATAGGTAAGTTGCATGAATGGATATTTAACATTCTACAAATATAATTAATGAATGAACATGTAATGCTACTTATGATTAATGACATCAGGCAAGCAATTAACCTTCACTGAGTTTCCAACAAGATTTGTGATGATCTGCCTGAATCGTCCAGGATCTCCAATTAGAATATCTGGAACTTGTTGAGATACACAGACTGCCATCTACTCACCAGGAAGTAAAATGAACACCAGAAAAAGATTCAGAAGTGATAATATGGTGAAAAAGAATTTGAAAAGATTACAAACTTGTTGCTTCAGTTTTCACCTCTATGCCTTTGGCTTGTGGTTTATCAGAAAATAGAAATAGAACATTGTCCAAAACATCACGAAGATCAAAAGGAACAGCCTCTAGCTCAAGCCTGCCAGATTCTATCTTAGCCTGATCAAGGACCTCATTTATCAGAGCTATTAGAGCTTTTCCACTTGATTGGGCAGTCATAGCAAAATCCTCTTGGGTTGCATCAAGATCTGTGTCCATCAGCATCCGTAACATACCTGATATGGCAGAAAAAATcttcattattttattttctatagaATCTTTCACGAATGAAGAAAACCAACTGTAGAAACCAATATATTATGTAAAAGATAATTTTGAGGCTCTTAGACCAACCCAAGACGCCATTCATTGGAGTCCTGATTTCATGCGAAACTGTTGCCAAAAACTGCAACCAACAAATATGACACATTAGTCAGAGAGTAGAAAACAGGGTACACATTATGATAAGAAGTGCAACTCTCAGATCTCAAGGAAAATCTGTAAGGGACAGAAAATTATAAGAAAGgcaaaaaaagagagaatatcACTTGAGATTTTGCTACATCAGCAGCTTCTGCTCGGACTTTCAGCTCTCTCATTTGACGATAATCATCTTCCACCTCCTCAATGCGGTCTAGAGCTGCATGAAATATATGCCCAACAAGCAGAACAATTACTGCAACCCCTAGTGACGTTGTTATTGCTGACCAAGGTGGTGGAGGCTTGTGCTTGAATCTAGACCAAAATAACTAACTCCAAATAAGAGAATAATTTttgaattttattattatatgtgCAAGCCTTTAGATTAGGATGGCTACCTGCAATGCATTTCATGCTTATGGGTTGGATCCCCAAAGTCAACATTACTAATATGCATCTCACTAGCACTAGCTAAATCAGGGCCGTACATCCTAATAGGTGCAGAAACATTTGTTGTGTCATACAGATTTACAACAATAGTGTGCTTGCTGGCAAGCTGGTGAAGAAGCTTTTCCACCAAAGATGGGACATCAAATGATGCACCAAGGTATCTGTTCAAGAAAATAATtgcataaaaagaaaataaatttaaaaaatggtCC
It encodes the following:
- the LOC135581736 gene encoding probable histidine kinase 5; the encoded protein is MSRRRVSFSDGKQCKDGRRWSNPLVVLFVLCCVGCSICLLWGLEVYGILERKVRVRALGDEREKTLLDQYNLSKDRVQALALLISSLNQGRFYECMSKSVADERLGSSLLQALREQHPEIDQSQDQQHWDRENMSHEKVSVEIMQETHQFFPEPLLNILYLVIVEMVVFSMGFALGIFFKSSCQQFQQQKHYKPQNSKGRGKWSKKFLFLGVLLGLLVAVWIFLSMKADITERRKETLVNMCDERARMLQDQFNVSMNHVHALAILVSTFHHGKQPSAIDQKTFAEFTARTAFERPLMSGVAYALRVLHREREEFEKQHGWKIKKMKTEYQCLVKDDYNPEKLDPSPVQDEYAPVIFSQETVSHIVSIDMMSGKEDRENILRARANGKGVLTSPFNLLKSNHLGVVLTFAVYNTNLPPNATPKERIEATVGYLGASFDVPSLVEKLLHQLASKHTIVVNLYDTTNVSAPIRMYGPDLASASEMHISNVDFGDPTHKHEMHCRFKHKPPPPWSAITTSLGVAVIVLLVGHIFHAALDRIEEVEDDYRQMRELKVRAEAADVAKSQFLATVSHEIRTPMNGVLGMLRMLMDTDLDATQEDFAMTAQSSGKALIALINEVLDQAKIESGRLELEAVPFDLRDVLDNVLFLFSDKPQAKGIEMAVCVSQQVPDILIGDPGRFRQIITNLVGNSVKFTREGHIYVSVHLVEDAKSVKVGQCETLSGFHVVDKRKIWENFSMVKYSNEANDAVSLMVTVEDTGVGIPQDAQIRIFTPFMQADSSTSRTYGGTGLGLSISKCLVELMGGEIGFISKPGIGSTFSFTAVFRDRCKSSDDIKRHHSDPALSDFQGMRALVTDGRSIRAESTAYHLKRLGIHVHVAIDQDSAINTILDVCSNSGKERLDMVLVDKDAWGGGSGISFPCLLLERRKNGAVVHQESLPKMFLVATFLSPTEVHDLKSAGYVDSILKPLRLSMIAACIRKALGVGSKRQQLKGQPMALHKLLIGKNVLVVDDNAVNRKVAACALKKFGATVTCAHSGKEAIRMLQPPHNFDACFMDVQMPEMDGFEATRQIRLMEDRAKELINSGDASLEMYGNIAHWHVPILAMTADIIQATHEECLRCGMDDYVLKPFEEQQLYSAVARFFEFDVVDGVS